The Vicia villosa cultivar HV-30 ecotype Madison, WI linkage group LG1, Vvil1.0, whole genome shotgun sequence genome includes a region encoding these proteins:
- the LOC131641760 gene encoding SUPPRESSOR OF ABI3-5-like isoform X2, translating to MDPGRYALHQGWDNNSALEGYGAVHEPNFRVGDSYDERRFIDERYPRDAVYQRNNFHRDVLDREAYLPPGPAVGQWSQSKRRGYDEDYPLERESRRFQRPYHEPYNQMEGFRDREIDIYPEYDKFRDGYTNYGDRGYDKPARLAGHDRDDYAYDDYGHKSRVSHHRREDSHERNYDHGRHSYDSDYERDGKKDSNRRRRESHDRERDKRCLSKEKDPSPQRKHERSRSRSRSHSRSRSHSRSHSHSRSRSQSRGYDDNPKSRSPRGRSHGRSYREDSYVDNRYDRSERRRDRDDKRQREHYSVAPSATIVVKGLSQKTTEEDLYQILAEWGPLRHVRVIKERHSGISRGFAFIDFPSVGAAQGMMDKLGDEGLVVDGRKLFFEYSSKPTGSAGPDGTMKSGHSHKSITIPSDWMCTICSYINFARRTSCYQCNEPRTDDAPAADISLSNSSALGKKGLEAGPTHVLVVRGLDENADEEMLRYEFSKHAPIKDLRLVRDKFTHVSRGFAFVHFYSVEDATKALDSTNGTALEKNGQILRVAYAKSILGPGSGASGTSQSSSLAAAAIEAATFSQQYDSVGWAPKEYNPDDKQSNGPEQTGTDAGAPQSGFVWDEASGYYYDATSGFYYDGNTGLYYDGNNGIWYSYDHHTQQYIPCTDQNQNKSSNNESEPSKAPDGSSTKKVVISAPATTVTSNEKPASLADAVQAAAAAALAAEKKEKEKSKEIKLASKSSILANKKKMNNVLTMWKQRSHEGQATRVALEDNQLPGSVEDKSYSSAHSAKNKLKTETAPREINVSNLGGHTTAQVAAIDSQPQPRPFSNSLGGTLMGVIRGSGRGVVRSDTYSGSTSATPSMSASSANVDAQTTPFKTDVSSLGSYTPSVSVGSGRRRFSEMPLSTSTHKEQSQTTTYRDRAAERRSLYGSSSSVGNDLSDLEIGDSSKIA from the exons ATGGATCCTGGTCGCTATGCACTGCATCAAGGCTGGGATAATAACAGC GCTCTGGAGGGTTATGGTGCGGTCCATGAGCCAAATTTTCG GGTCGGCGACTCTTATGACGAAAGAAGGTTTATAGATGAAAGATATCCCAGGGATGCTGTATACCAGAGAAATAATTTCCATCGAGATGTTTTGGATCGGGAGGCCTACTTGCCACCAGGACCTGCTGTTGGTCAATGGAGTCAATCCAAGCGAAGGGGTTATGATGAAGATTATCCCCTTGAAAGGGAATCTAGACGTTTTCAGAGACCTTACCACGAACCATACAATCAAATGGAAGGTTTCAGGGATCGTGAGATTGACATTTACCCGGAGTATGATAAGTTTCGAGATGGTTATACCAACTATGGTGATCGAGGATATGACAAACCTGCTAGACTTGCAGGGCATGACCGTGATGATTATGCGTATGATGATTATGGCCACAAGTCCCGTGTTTCGCATCATCGAAGGGAGGATAGCCATGAGAGGAATTATGATCATGGTCGGCATAGTTATGATTCTGATTATGAAAGAGATGGAAAAAAAGATAGTAATAGGAGGCGACGTGAATCACACGATCGAGAACGAGACAAGAGATGTCTCAGTAAGGAAAAAGATCCAAGTCCCCAAAGGAAACATGAGCGTTCTCGATCGCGTTCACGATCCCATTCTCGGTCCCGATCACACTCCCGTTCTCATTCTCACTCTCGCTCCCGTTCCCAATCTCGTGGTTATGATGATAATCCAAAATCTAGGTCTCCTCGAGGTCGAAGCCATGGTCGGAGTTATCGGGAAGACAGCTATGTTGATAACCGATATGATAGAAGTGAAAGACGCAGGGACCGTGATGATAAACGTCAGCGGGAACATTATTCTGTG GCACCATCTGCAACTATTGTTGTGAAAGGTCTTTCACAGAAGACGACTGAAGAAGATCTATACCAAATCCTT gcGGAATGGGGTCCCCTTCGTCATGTCCGTGTTATAAAGGAGAGACATTCTGGCATCTCCCGTGGATTTGCATTTATTGATTTTCCTTCTGTG GGAGCTGCACAAGGAATGATGGACAAGCTAGGAGATGAAGGTCTTGTTGTGGATGGCAGGAAGCTTTTCTTCGAATATAG TAGCAAACCAACCGGAAGTGCAGGTCCAGACGGAACTATGAAATCAGGTCATAGTCATAAGAGCATTACAATACCATCTGATTGGATGTGCACTATATGTAGCTACATCAATTTTGCACGCCGGACTTCTTGCTATCAG TGTAATGAACCACGCACTGATGATGCTCCTGCAGCAGACATTTCTTTATCAAATTCCTCAGCCTTAGGAAAGAAAGGTTTGGAGGCAG GTCCAACTCATGTATTGGTTGTCCGTGGATTGGATGAAAATGCGGATGAGGAAATGCTCCGCTATGAGTTTTCCAAACATGCTCCAATCAag GATCTTCGGCTTGTGAGAGACAAGTTTACTCATGTCTCGAGGGGATTCGCATTTGTACATTTTTATTCGGTAG AGGATGCTACCAAAGCTCTTGACTCAACAAATGGAACCGCCCTTGAGAAGAATGGACAGATTCTAAGAGTAGCATATGCAAAAAGCATACTGGGCCCTGGATCAGGAGCGTCAGGAACTTCACAGTCAAGCAGTCTTGCAGCTGCAGCTATTGAGGCTGCAACATTTTCCCAACAG TATGATTCTGTCGGATGGGCTCCCAAAGAATACAATCCAGATGACAAACAATCTAATGGTCCTGAGCAGACTGGTACTGATGCTGGTGCACCGCAATCAGGCTTTGTTTGGGATGAAGCATCTGGCTATTACTATGACGCCACTTCTGGGTTTTATTATGATGGGAATACTG GTCTTTACTATGATGGTAATAATGGGATCTGGTATTCATACGACCACCATACTCAGCAGTATATCCCTTGCACTGATCAAAATCAGAATAAATCATCTAATAACGAGTCTGAACCTTCAAAGGCTCCTGATGGTTCAAGCACTAAAAAAGTAGTGATTTCTGCACCTGCTACTACTGTTACTTCAAATGAGAAGCCAGCTTCACTGGCAGATGCTGTTCAGGCTGCAGCAGCAGCTGCTTTAGCTGCagagaagaaagagaaagaaaaatcgaAGGAGATAAAACTTGCTTCAAAAAGCAGTATTCTAGCAAACAAGAAAAAAATGAACAATGTCCTGACAATGTGGAAGCAGAGGAGTCATGAGGGACAGGCTACTCGAGTAGCACTGGAGGACAATCAGTTACCTGGTTCTGTTGAGGATAAGTCATATTCTTCTGCACATTCTGCAAAGAATAAATTAAAAACTGAGACAGCACCAAGGGAAATTAACGTGTCTAATCTGGGTGGTCACACAACTGCACAGGTTGCTGCTATTGACTCTCAACCACAGCCACGGCCCTTCAGTAATAGCCTCGGGGGCACTCTGATGGGGGTTATAAGGGGCTCAGGACGAGGGGTTGTTAGATCAGATACTTATTCTGGCTCTACGTCTGCCACACCATCTATGTCCGCTTCTTCAGCAAATGTTGATGCCCAGACCACTCCTTTTAAAACAGATGTATCTTCCCTGGGTTCATATACACCATCAGTGTCTGTTGGAAGTGGACGAAGAAGGTTTTCAGAAATGCCACTCTCTACTTCAACTCATAAGGAACAATCTCAAACAACAACCTACAGAGATCGGGCAGCTGAGAGAAGAAGTTTGTATGGCTCGTCATCTTCAGTTGGCAATGATTTGTCTGACCTTGAAATTGGGGATTCAAGTAAGATTGCTTAA
- the LOC131641760 gene encoding SUPPRESSOR OF ABI3-5-like isoform X1: MDPGRYALHQGWDNNSALEGYGAVHEPNFRVGDSYDERRFIDERYPRDAVYQRNNFHRDVLDREAYLPPGPAVGQWSQSKRRGYDEDYPLERESRRFQRPYHEPYNQMEGFRDREIDIYPEYDKFRDGYTNYGDRGYDKPARLAGHDRDDYAYDDYGHKSRVSHHRREDSHERNYDHGRHSYDSDYERDGKKDSNRRRRESHDRERDKRCLSKEKDPSPQRKHERSRSRSRSHSRSRSHSRSHSHSRSRSQSRGYDDNPKSRSPRGRSHGRSYREDSYVDNRYDRSERRRDRDDKRQREHYSVAPSATIVVKGLSQKTTEEDLYQILAEWGPLRHVRVIKERHSGISRGFAFIDFPSVGAAQGMMDKLGDEGLVVDGRKLFFEYSSKPTGSAGPDGTMKSGHSHKSITIPSDWMCTICSYINFARRTSCYQCNEPRTDDAPAADISLSNSSALGKKGLEAGPTHVLVVRGLDENADEEMLRYEFSKHAPIKDLRLVRDKFTHVSRGFAFVHFYSVEDATKALDSTNGTALEKNGQILRVAYAKSILGPGSGASGTSQSSSLAAAAIEAATFSQQYDSVGWAPKEYNPDDKQSNGPEQTGTDAGAPQSGFVWDEASGYYYDATSGFYYDGNTGLYYDGNNGIWYSYDHHTQQYIPCTDQNQNKSSNNESEPSKAPDGSSTKKVVISAPATTVTSNEKPASLADAVQAAAAAALAAEKKEKEKSKEIKLASKSSILANKKKMNNVLTMWKQRSHEGQATRVALEDNQLPGSVEDKSYSSAHSAKNKLKTETAPREINVSNLGGHTTAQVAAIDSQPQPRPFSNSLGGTLMGVIRGSGRGVVRSDTYSGSTSATPSMSASSANVDAQTTPFKTDVSSLGSYTPSVSVGSGRRRFSEMPLSTSTHKEQSQTTTYRDRAAERRSLYGSSSSVGNDLSDLEIGDSTRDFASRRGDTMPFPPGVGGGRTVGDVNLDTFEVITADKAIDENNVGNRMLRNMGWQEGLGLGKDGSGMIEPVQTQAMENRAGLGSQQKKLDPSLEVQAGDSYKMLIHKKALARFREM; encoded by the exons ATGGATCCTGGTCGCTATGCACTGCATCAAGGCTGGGATAATAACAGC GCTCTGGAGGGTTATGGTGCGGTCCATGAGCCAAATTTTCG GGTCGGCGACTCTTATGACGAAAGAAGGTTTATAGATGAAAGATATCCCAGGGATGCTGTATACCAGAGAAATAATTTCCATCGAGATGTTTTGGATCGGGAGGCCTACTTGCCACCAGGACCTGCTGTTGGTCAATGGAGTCAATCCAAGCGAAGGGGTTATGATGAAGATTATCCCCTTGAAAGGGAATCTAGACGTTTTCAGAGACCTTACCACGAACCATACAATCAAATGGAAGGTTTCAGGGATCGTGAGATTGACATTTACCCGGAGTATGATAAGTTTCGAGATGGTTATACCAACTATGGTGATCGAGGATATGACAAACCTGCTAGACTTGCAGGGCATGACCGTGATGATTATGCGTATGATGATTATGGCCACAAGTCCCGTGTTTCGCATCATCGAAGGGAGGATAGCCATGAGAGGAATTATGATCATGGTCGGCATAGTTATGATTCTGATTATGAAAGAGATGGAAAAAAAGATAGTAATAGGAGGCGACGTGAATCACACGATCGAGAACGAGACAAGAGATGTCTCAGTAAGGAAAAAGATCCAAGTCCCCAAAGGAAACATGAGCGTTCTCGATCGCGTTCACGATCCCATTCTCGGTCCCGATCACACTCCCGTTCTCATTCTCACTCTCGCTCCCGTTCCCAATCTCGTGGTTATGATGATAATCCAAAATCTAGGTCTCCTCGAGGTCGAAGCCATGGTCGGAGTTATCGGGAAGACAGCTATGTTGATAACCGATATGATAGAAGTGAAAGACGCAGGGACCGTGATGATAAACGTCAGCGGGAACATTATTCTGTG GCACCATCTGCAACTATTGTTGTGAAAGGTCTTTCACAGAAGACGACTGAAGAAGATCTATACCAAATCCTT gcGGAATGGGGTCCCCTTCGTCATGTCCGTGTTATAAAGGAGAGACATTCTGGCATCTCCCGTGGATTTGCATTTATTGATTTTCCTTCTGTG GGAGCTGCACAAGGAATGATGGACAAGCTAGGAGATGAAGGTCTTGTTGTGGATGGCAGGAAGCTTTTCTTCGAATATAG TAGCAAACCAACCGGAAGTGCAGGTCCAGACGGAACTATGAAATCAGGTCATAGTCATAAGAGCATTACAATACCATCTGATTGGATGTGCACTATATGTAGCTACATCAATTTTGCACGCCGGACTTCTTGCTATCAG TGTAATGAACCACGCACTGATGATGCTCCTGCAGCAGACATTTCTTTATCAAATTCCTCAGCCTTAGGAAAGAAAGGTTTGGAGGCAG GTCCAACTCATGTATTGGTTGTCCGTGGATTGGATGAAAATGCGGATGAGGAAATGCTCCGCTATGAGTTTTCCAAACATGCTCCAATCAag GATCTTCGGCTTGTGAGAGACAAGTTTACTCATGTCTCGAGGGGATTCGCATTTGTACATTTTTATTCGGTAG AGGATGCTACCAAAGCTCTTGACTCAACAAATGGAACCGCCCTTGAGAAGAATGGACAGATTCTAAGAGTAGCATATGCAAAAAGCATACTGGGCCCTGGATCAGGAGCGTCAGGAACTTCACAGTCAAGCAGTCTTGCAGCTGCAGCTATTGAGGCTGCAACATTTTCCCAACAG TATGATTCTGTCGGATGGGCTCCCAAAGAATACAATCCAGATGACAAACAATCTAATGGTCCTGAGCAGACTGGTACTGATGCTGGTGCACCGCAATCAGGCTTTGTTTGGGATGAAGCATCTGGCTATTACTATGACGCCACTTCTGGGTTTTATTATGATGGGAATACTG GTCTTTACTATGATGGTAATAATGGGATCTGGTATTCATACGACCACCATACTCAGCAGTATATCCCTTGCACTGATCAAAATCAGAATAAATCATCTAATAACGAGTCTGAACCTTCAAAGGCTCCTGATGGTTCAAGCACTAAAAAAGTAGTGATTTCTGCACCTGCTACTACTGTTACTTCAAATGAGAAGCCAGCTTCACTGGCAGATGCTGTTCAGGCTGCAGCAGCAGCTGCTTTAGCTGCagagaagaaagagaaagaaaaatcgaAGGAGATAAAACTTGCTTCAAAAAGCAGTATTCTAGCAAACAAGAAAAAAATGAACAATGTCCTGACAATGTGGAAGCAGAGGAGTCATGAGGGACAGGCTACTCGAGTAGCACTGGAGGACAATCAGTTACCTGGTTCTGTTGAGGATAAGTCATATTCTTCTGCACATTCTGCAAAGAATAAATTAAAAACTGAGACAGCACCAAGGGAAATTAACGTGTCTAATCTGGGTGGTCACACAACTGCACAGGTTGCTGCTATTGACTCTCAACCACAGCCACGGCCCTTCAGTAATAGCCTCGGGGGCACTCTGATGGGGGTTATAAGGGGCTCAGGACGAGGGGTTGTTAGATCAGATACTTATTCTGGCTCTACGTCTGCCACACCATCTATGTCCGCTTCTTCAGCAAATGTTGATGCCCAGACCACTCCTTTTAAAACAGATGTATCTTCCCTGGGTTCATATACACCATCAGTGTCTGTTGGAAGTGGACGAAGAAGGTTTTCAGAAATGCCACTCTCTACTTCAACTCATAAGGAACAATCTCAAACAACAACCTACAGAGATCGGGCAGCTGAGAGAAGAAGTTTGTATGGCTCGTCATCTTCAGTTGGCAATGATTTGTCTGACCTTGAAATTGGGGATTCAA CTCGAGATTTTGCATCAAGGAGAGGTGACACAATGCCTTTCCCTCCTGGGGTTGGTGGGGGACGCACTGTTGGAGATGTCAACCTCGATACCTTTGAGGTGATTACGGCAGACAAAGCGATTGATGAAAACAATGTTGGTAATCGGATGCTCCGCAACATGGGATGGCAGGAAGGCTTG GGACTAGGAAAAGATGGAAGTGGAATGATAGAGCCTGTCCAGACACAAGCCATGGAAAATAGAGCAGGACTAGGTAGTCAGCAGAAAAAGTTGGACCCTAGCTTGGAGGTTCAAGCCGGTGATAGCTATAAGATGCTTATTCATAAAAAAGCACTTGCCAGGTTTCGAGAAATGTAA
- the LOC131609387 gene encoding phosphatidylinositol/phosphatidylcholine transfer protein SFH13-like isoform X2 — MSEIQEGVFVAEMENSEEERLRRSRIRTLKKKAINASCRFTHSIKKTRGKRRIDYRFPIEDVRDEQEESAVFQLRQRLTHMPPNHDHYHTLLRFLKARDFDTEKTIQMWEDMVLWRKQYGTDTILQDFEFEEVEEVLQYYPQGYHGVDKEGRPVYIERLGKAYPSRWMRITTMDRYLKYHVQEFERALHEKFPACSIASKRWISSTTTILDVNGLGMKNFSPTAANLLAAITKIDNSYYPETLNRMYIVNAGPGFRKMLWPAAQKFLDAKTIAKIQVLEPKSLSKLHDIIDSSQLPDFLGGSCKCPGEGGCLRSGKGPWNDPHIMKLVHNVEATFVRQIPKVSDEQQKIDHFPTHLQKGRSSDISTAESCLETNDSYSPIRPRKLTCPRLSSVHEEVRISDSDDSGNDSDPAAEKLLKSDKFQFSREHSLRNDDMENITCTESFKGTSVRNWFGFAKEKVERTSFIYLSSLLIYLFERLDTFFHGLRLEFRRTQNNIVMEDNIVNLTEDVETPSEEDRIRPYIQRLQKLEKTIEKLRHKPADIPIEKEKMLKSALDRIKSVEFDLENTKRVLHDTVMKQVEITELMKNLKASKHQKRRLFCLR, encoded by the exons ATGTCAG AGATTCAAGAAGGTGTTTTTGTTGCTGAAATGGAGAACTCGGAAGAAGAGAGATTAAGAAGGTCGAGAATTAGAACACTAAAGAAGAAAGCCATAAATGCTTCATGTAGATTCACTCATTCCATTAAGAAAACGAGAGGGAAGAGAAGAATTGATTACAGGTTTCCAATTGAAGATGTTCGAGATGAACAAGAGGAATCAGCTGTGTTTCAATTGCGTCAAAGATTGACTCATATGCCTCCTAACCATGACCATTATCACACATTGCTAAG GTTTTTGAAAGCTAGAGATTTTGATACTGAGAAGACGATTCAGATGTGGGAAGATATGGTTCTTTGGAGGAAACAATATGGAACTGATACAATCCTTCAG gattttgaatttgaagaagTGGAAGAAGTACTGCAGTATTATCCTCAAGGTTATCATGGAGTTGATAAGGAAGGTCGGCCGGTTTATATAGAGAGGCTTGGGAAAGCTTATCCTAGCCGCTGGATGCGGATAACAACGATGGATCGATATTTGAAATACCATGTTCAGGAGTTCGAGAGAGCTTTACATGAGAAGTTTCCGGCGTGTTCCATTGCGTCGAAGAGATGGATTTCTTCAACCACAACAATATTAGATGTGAATGGCTTG GGAATGAAGAATTTCTCGCCTACTGCGGCGAATCTCTTGGCGGCTATCACGAAAATAGATAACAGTTACTATCCTGAG ACGTTAAATCGAATGTATATCGTTAATGCTGGTCCCGGTTTTAGAAAGATGCTTTGGCCTGCTGCTCAGAAGTTTCTTGATGCCAAAACTATTGCAAAGATACAG GTTCTTGAACCAAAGTCTTTATCTAAATTACATGATATCATTGACTCTAG TCAGTTGCCGGATTTTTTGGGTGGTTCGTGTAAATGTCCGGGAGAAGGCGGATGTCTCAGGTCAGGCAAGGGGCCATGGAATGATCCTCATATAATGAAG TTGGTTCATAATGTGGAGGCCACATTTGTGAGACAAATCCCCAAAGTTTCCGATGAACAGCAGAAAATTGACCATTTTCCTACACACCTACAGAAG GGAAGAAGTAGTGATATATCAACGGCGGAATCTTGCTTAGAAACTAATGATTCTTACTCACCAATTAGGCCAAGGAAACTTACATGTCCTCGTTTATCCTCAGTTCATGAAGAA GTTAGGATATCAGATAGCGACGATAGTGGCAATGATAGTGATCCTGCAGCAGAAAAATTGCTTAAAAGTGATAAATTTCAATTTTCCCGGGAACACTCATTGCGAAATGATGATATGGAGAACATTACTTGTACAGAAAGTTTCAAAG GAACTTCGGTCAGAAATTGGTTCGGCTTTGCTAAGGAAAAAGTGGAGAGAACAAGTTTCATATATCTGTCAAGTTTGCTGATATATCTTTTTGAAAGACTAGATACATTCTTCCACGGTTTAAGATTAGAATTTCGGAGAACACAGAACAATATTGTTATGGAAGATAACATCGTTAACCTTACAGAAGATGTCGAAACACCCTCTGAAGAGGATCGTATTCGTCCATATATACAACGTCTACAGAAATTAGAAAAAACAATTGAGAAACTTAGACATAAACCTGCTGATATACCGATAGAAAAGGAGAAAATGCTTAAGAGCGCTTTGGATAGGATCAAATCGGTCGAGTTTGACCTTGAAAATACTAAGAGG GTGCTACATGATACAGTGATGAAACAAGTTGAGATTACTGAGTTAATGAAGAATTTGAAGGCATCAAAACATCAA AAAAGAAGGCTATTTTGTTTAAGATGA
- the LOC131609387 gene encoding phosphatidylinositol/phosphatidylcholine transfer protein SFH13-like isoform X1, whose translation MSEEIQEGVFVAEMENSEEERLRRSRIRTLKKKAINASCRFTHSIKKTRGKRRIDYRFPIEDVRDEQEESAVFQLRQRLTHMPPNHDHYHTLLRFLKARDFDTEKTIQMWEDMVLWRKQYGTDTILQDFEFEEVEEVLQYYPQGYHGVDKEGRPVYIERLGKAYPSRWMRITTMDRYLKYHVQEFERALHEKFPACSIASKRWISSTTTILDVNGLGMKNFSPTAANLLAAITKIDNSYYPETLNRMYIVNAGPGFRKMLWPAAQKFLDAKTIAKIQVLEPKSLSKLHDIIDSSQLPDFLGGSCKCPGEGGCLRSGKGPWNDPHIMKLVHNVEATFVRQIPKVSDEQQKIDHFPTHLQKGRSSDISTAESCLETNDSYSPIRPRKLTCPRLSSVHEEVRISDSDDSGNDSDPAAEKLLKSDKFQFSREHSLRNDDMENITCTESFKGTSVRNWFGFAKEKVERTSFIYLSSLLIYLFERLDTFFHGLRLEFRRTQNNIVMEDNIVNLTEDVETPSEEDRIRPYIQRLQKLEKTIEKLRHKPADIPIEKEKMLKSALDRIKSVEFDLENTKRVLHDTVMKQVEITELMKNLKASKHQKRRLFCLR comes from the exons ATGTCAG AAGAGATTCAAGAAGGTGTTTTTGTTGCTGAAATGGAGAACTCGGAAGAAGAGAGATTAAGAAGGTCGAGAATTAGAACACTAAAGAAGAAAGCCATAAATGCTTCATGTAGATTCACTCATTCCATTAAGAAAACGAGAGGGAAGAGAAGAATTGATTACAGGTTTCCAATTGAAGATGTTCGAGATGAACAAGAGGAATCAGCTGTGTTTCAATTGCGTCAAAGATTGACTCATATGCCTCCTAACCATGACCATTATCACACATTGCTAAG GTTTTTGAAAGCTAGAGATTTTGATACTGAGAAGACGATTCAGATGTGGGAAGATATGGTTCTTTGGAGGAAACAATATGGAACTGATACAATCCTTCAG gattttgaatttgaagaagTGGAAGAAGTACTGCAGTATTATCCTCAAGGTTATCATGGAGTTGATAAGGAAGGTCGGCCGGTTTATATAGAGAGGCTTGGGAAAGCTTATCCTAGCCGCTGGATGCGGATAACAACGATGGATCGATATTTGAAATACCATGTTCAGGAGTTCGAGAGAGCTTTACATGAGAAGTTTCCGGCGTGTTCCATTGCGTCGAAGAGATGGATTTCTTCAACCACAACAATATTAGATGTGAATGGCTTG GGAATGAAGAATTTCTCGCCTACTGCGGCGAATCTCTTGGCGGCTATCACGAAAATAGATAACAGTTACTATCCTGAG ACGTTAAATCGAATGTATATCGTTAATGCTGGTCCCGGTTTTAGAAAGATGCTTTGGCCTGCTGCTCAGAAGTTTCTTGATGCCAAAACTATTGCAAAGATACAG GTTCTTGAACCAAAGTCTTTATCTAAATTACATGATATCATTGACTCTAG TCAGTTGCCGGATTTTTTGGGTGGTTCGTGTAAATGTCCGGGAGAAGGCGGATGTCTCAGGTCAGGCAAGGGGCCATGGAATGATCCTCATATAATGAAG TTGGTTCATAATGTGGAGGCCACATTTGTGAGACAAATCCCCAAAGTTTCCGATGAACAGCAGAAAATTGACCATTTTCCTACACACCTACAGAAG GGAAGAAGTAGTGATATATCAACGGCGGAATCTTGCTTAGAAACTAATGATTCTTACTCACCAATTAGGCCAAGGAAACTTACATGTCCTCGTTTATCCTCAGTTCATGAAGAA GTTAGGATATCAGATAGCGACGATAGTGGCAATGATAGTGATCCTGCAGCAGAAAAATTGCTTAAAAGTGATAAATTTCAATTTTCCCGGGAACACTCATTGCGAAATGATGATATGGAGAACATTACTTGTACAGAAAGTTTCAAAG GAACTTCGGTCAGAAATTGGTTCGGCTTTGCTAAGGAAAAAGTGGAGAGAACAAGTTTCATATATCTGTCAAGTTTGCTGATATATCTTTTTGAAAGACTAGATACATTCTTCCACGGTTTAAGATTAGAATTTCGGAGAACACAGAACAATATTGTTATGGAAGATAACATCGTTAACCTTACAGAAGATGTCGAAACACCCTCTGAAGAGGATCGTATTCGTCCATATATACAACGTCTACAGAAATTAGAAAAAACAATTGAGAAACTTAGACATAAACCTGCTGATATACCGATAGAAAAGGAGAAAATGCTTAAGAGCGCTTTGGATAGGATCAAATCGGTCGAGTTTGACCTTGAAAATACTAAGAGG GTGCTACATGATACAGTGATGAAACAAGTTGAGATTACTGAGTTAATGAAGAATTTGAAGGCATCAAAACATCAA AAAAGAAGGCTATTTTGTTTAAGATGA